A window of Desertibacillus haloalkaliphilus genomic DNA:
ATGATAATCTGCTTGGGTCCATCGGATCCCTTGCAATCGTAGCTTCCTGAACATTGGATACCGTTTGAGTGTGTGGGTTTCGATAAATAATGTAAACTTGCTGTCCCTCTTCAAGTTG
This region includes:
- a CDS encoding transcriptional regulator SplA domain-containing protein, with translation MNREQVWRAKQQKKRPAKLDIQQLEEGQQVYIIYRNPHTQTVSNVQEATIARDPMDPSRLS